CCACGAATGCAATCCCAATGCATATACCTGAACTTCAGAACCATAGTAGACTGGATAAGGAGTAATAGCAAAGACTGGATAAACTTTCACAATCTTGTAATCATCGGTATTGGAATTATAACCAAGCCCGTATGTAACTGCGGCTTCTTTTCGGATTAATTTTTTATCATAAGCTGGTCCATACTTGACACTTAGAATTGATATTTCCTTGAACTCTTTGGTAGATGGGTTACAAAGACAAAGACTCTCCTCCAAATCATCTACAGACGCGTGCATATCTTTAAGGCAACTCAGCAAAATCAAACCATTGTAAGAACCACGAGTTCGATCCCTAAATACGGATACTTAACCAATTGAGATTTGAATGGAGAATCAATGTGTACATAGCTACCCTCAGATGCTGATGATGATGTGCTTTCTCTTAATAGCAAATTAAAATTAGTTGAATTTGATATTGAGAAACAATTAAACTTCCCACTTTTCTTGCTATGGTTAAGATGTTCTTTAATAAAATGAGGGTCTTTGAACTTACTTTCCCAGTCTTTGCAAATGCATCGGAATCTACATATCGTCTTTACCGGTAACCTTGAAAGAATCTCATCCATAACACCGTCGGGGAATACGCTCGGCATTTTTGAAGCGCAAATTCAACGATTTGTTCTTATTctgaaaaaataaatcaaatgtcaaaacaggaaagaaaaccGTCACTGCAATTTGGATGACTATCAACTATCAACATCCAAACTTGCCACTCAACATTCATTTCTAGAAATTGATAATGAGTTACTGTAATTTACCACAACGGACTCAAAACAAGCACTTTACAGATAGGAAATATTAATAAAACAGCCTAACTAAAATGATATGTCAGCTGACAGTTTAAGCGTATATCAAATTATGATCAGTGATGGATGAATATGCTTTAGGTGGTAATATTTTTACGCATGCAAATCTTTGTATGGACTTGAAATTGTGTTTGCCAACAAGTTCAAATACGGTAGAAAGTTCATAAAATATGAAAGACCCAGTCATATTATTCGTAAACTGAAACCCGAAAACCACTGTACAAAAACTGTCGCTAGATGGGATTCTTTGTGCAAACCACCATGAGAGGGTGTTGTGATCGGCAATCTAAGATTTCACTGACTAGTAACTCCTACACATGGAAAATGGAACTAGAACCAAACCAACACTAGAATCAAGTCTTGGAACCAAAAGTAGTAGTTGCGGAAACTCGCTACACATACAAGGGCAAAACGCAACAAGCAGAGGTGTCGGCTATCAATACCACTCACATTACTGAAATTAGAAACCTTGACTTAGACAATCGACATTTTAATAAGAACTTCTGAATTGGAGTATATTCTAGTAATTTAAAGCAAAATCTATTAAGACTCAGATATAAGGTTATTCAACCATGGCATGCTCTAATTCCTCTAGTCCTCAGATGGATATAAAAACCATGATTCTGTGACCAAATGGAGAGAGCTAGTATTTTCAACTACAAATTTAATGAATCTAACAATGGATGAGCTTAAAACTGGATGATTAGTGAGTGGTCTCAGAATAACCTAACAGATTAAATTGAAAAGCACATGCTAATCACTCGTACATAAATAACCTAAAAAATGATACAGAGGAACATCTCATAAACCCTAACACAAGTAAGACGAGAATAAATGGAAAACCAATTCTAAAGAAGAGAAATACAGTGATACCTGAAGATTGCTCGCCTTAAGAATACCCAAATCTTCTTGACAACAACACCCTTAAAAGTACCCTTTGGAGCAGCAGGAGTACTACACGTAGTGGTGAAAGAATACCCAAATATTCTCTCGCGGCAGGTGACTGATAGGACTGAGGTTTGACACGGTTTAGAATGTTCGAACAAGATCAACCATGGAAGACCTCCATCTCtggtttttcttctttacaaaaATCGAATTATGAGATGGTAGAAAAACCGGAAAACATTTTCAATCTACGTTTTGTAAGAAGGGGTAGTTGAGTCATTTTAAATGTTTTCCTTCGGAGCTCGATCGTTGCATCACTCGGTGACCTCTTTGCATATCCATACATGACATTACTTCTGTCGGATGTAGTTTGCTCATGTGGAGGGTCCCTGTTGGACTCGTTTCccatccaaattcagttttactcGAAAGATACAAAAGTATATAAACCCTATACACACATGGAAGTAACATCAGCAAAGTATGAACGAGAAGACTAAGATGGACGACAACGGAACCATGAATGAAATAATGCCGCATCTCCCTGAAGAAATTATCATCGAAATCCTTTTGAGGTTATCTCCTAAATCTCTCTCAAAATTCAGGTGTGTGTCAAAACCATGGAGTCTACTATTTAATAACCTTAACTCCTTAAGCTTATTGAGATGATAAAAAATAACTTTAGTATCATGCTTATAAGTGGTTACGATATGTACTCTGTAGATAAagaatcattatcatcatcattacctagtAGTATTGACAGGATTCATCGCCCACTCGTTGGTATTTTCCGTAGGATTAGTGTTGTGGGTTGTTGTAATGGCTTGTTTTGCATACGCGATACTGGACATCATGATTTTAGTTTATGGAACCCATCTACTGGGGACTGTAAAAGAGTACCAAGTCCACCTGGTGATCAATTTCAAGTTGGTTATCCTTGGAATGGCCATGAAGGGATGGGATATGGGTTTGGTTACGACTCGAAGACCGATGATTATAAGTTGGTATGTTTTATAAGCTATTTCAACTTGAAGCAATCCGAAGATAAGATTTATTCACTTAGATCGGATTCGTGGGAACAATTCAAACGAACTCAGGATATCCCTTGGTTACTATCTTCCCGATCACCCAGATACGGGGTGTTTCataatggagctcttcattggcagtcatcttcttcttccaaagcCTTAATTGCTTTAAACATGAGTCACATGACAGATGAGCTTACCAGAGGAATCTCACCACGAATCTTCAAATGTCGAGAAGTTCAGTGGCACTTCAtttattgatgtgttggatggGTGTCTTTGCATGATTTATTGTAATGCAAAACTTGGTTTTGAAGAATGGTTGATGAAGGGTTATGGAAAGAAAGAGTCATGGACTAAAACTTATAGCATCTCAAAATTGACATCACTTGAAATCGGAAGTTTTGGGGGCTTGAGAAGGATCGAGTGTTTAAAAAGAACACTAATTTTGGGcatgcctaaaactttcaaggcatacaaaggactagtcctaacttgggtgaccttataaggggtatcctatggggtggttcaattacctatatgtccttaaattctctaaattactactaatctatccctatccctaatacaaaaacctataatcaataaaccaaaatcagtttcatatccctaaccccttcttcttcctcctccacaacagccgaacccttcttcttcctttttttttcatcgtatcatcgcggaaatttaatcgtcgatccgtgaaaatttagtcgacgattaaactcatctatataatggttcgccgtaagccagtatctcgttctaatcgagcgattgaacaacccattgaagaagaagaagatttaggagtgaagaagaaactcaaaatcaaccggaagaagagattgaagaagaaccaactccacaaatgagaataagaaggttagttttacaaacccatctcgtatttgatgtttttgattggtttgattgatttaattcgtcaaaatcatgtttctgcggcggttacagggtatggttcagcgcaaaacaaatcttagatgtgcgccgagctgttcttgaaactgaaccctgaaagtgcatttgaacggctcggcgtatatctgaaatccgttttgagccgaacttggtgacacagagacttatatttaggatcggcttattcgatggtgttagttttgtgccgaatatgttttgtgaatttcagaaattttgcatgtgcgtaggatcggcttgtatggtagtattagttttgtgccgaataattgttgtttgaatttcagaatttttgcatgtgtataggatcggctcatatggtagtactagttttgtgccgaataaatgtttgaattcataagtctagattcggcttattcaatagtattagggttgcgccgaatatcattgttaaaatttcataaattttactagtgtgtaggatcggcgtatttatatgatatcatgttgcgccgaatacatgtttgagttcataatcatagattcggcatattcgacggtatcggttgtgagccgaatatataggatcggctaataattttgcatgtgcgtaggatcggcttgtatggtagtattagttttgtgccgaataattgttgtttgaatttcagaatttttgcatgtgcttaggatcggcttgtatggttgtattagttttgcgccgaataaaggtttcgattcataagtctagattcggcttattcgatagtattagtgtTGCGCCGaatattattgttaaaatttcataaattttacaagtgtgtaggatcggcttatttatattatatcatgttgcgccgaatacatgtttgagttcataatcatagattcggcttattcgacggtatcggttgtgagccgaatatatgggatcggcttataattgttttgtggtatgagccgatccactctctgtgtaagctaataaaaatttcaagacatgattcggctcatatgtgttatttcgggtaagccgatccttcttattttcttacaagtttttggatttccaaatctctttgttgttcgaattagtcttataactttcatacttgtgtcaggaccaatgcagctacaaataggaagaagatggagataacaccttctacttctaaaactcctgatcctagaggaggaggtaagaaaaaattgggagagggaggtagaggaggaactttagaagaagtaagaattgaaagacaagtaagaattgaaagacaagaagaaggaatatctgaagatgaaaaagtttatgataatcaagaagttcatcaagaaacacaaccccaaggaaaacccaagaaagacaagaaaggtaagaaggtggcagaacccgagaaagagaagaacgatgatgatcgacggatcactggtttacacattcctgatgaagatgacgtaattacacctcgatcagatggtttgcctcatggtcttccggaagatggaggaaatgtgttgattggttatgccgattcttgggcgaagagaatttatgagactcctgatcataaccgtgcagtccgagtattgagacaccagagggcagcggaatggagtcttgatgaagaggttcctgaggtgattgcttacgtacaagccagtgctttatggcctgctatcaattatggacataaggaatatgatagtgtgtcggcctctgcatttaccgagcgcttttgtccagaaacttacacatttcaattaccttttggagataTGTCAATCAttcctgatgaggctagtaagattacaggtcttaaagcaaggggtgtaagtgtggatgctggtttttatgacatgagttgggatgagctatacaatttgtacctggaatgccttggttggggttcaatgaaaactgagttggaattttgtcgatcagttaaagatgtcgataccgttttcataccaggtggcagaaataagaagaataagaatatcaagttgactaacttgaaaaggaagtttgagaacacaaaggaaagagtcacacaaggtttgttgataatggatcccgtcaaagtgaagcaaaccggaactgcctacttgctttatactcttggtagagacatctttcccgacactaccggaaacaaggtaaatgataattatctccaattggtaaagaatctttaaacttgtaacaagtttgcttggggaacggctacgctcgcttacctgctggaccaactttccaccgcgtctaggttgacaagtacaaacatcggagggaacttcactttgctccaggtaacttttgggagttcagagtatggttcggcttataaccataaaaccttttaagccgaagttttttcttacttggttcagcttataatacttgatccatataagccgaacagttctctgagtttgcaaactttagtcttactttgatgtttccaagtaaaacttgtttctatcaattcaattcctttgattttttaatgtggttctttggatgcaggtgtggatatatgaccatttcccaattttgaacttggccaaagtatttgagaaagatgtcgattatgttgatactgagccaactgcagcacggtacgcgtacgaggactccaagaaaaggaacaaaaagaagttggtggcaagtttgagagagacgttagactgtcttggtgttgatgatgtcgcttttcaaccatatgagaatgaagatgaagaagatgaagttgttgaagatgaggatatgccggtaggtatgtatcatgggctaTTGTGGTATCCCgatggttatgttatatacgatcctaggcgagtactccgtcaattaggatgtgtccaaaaggttcctttgtttgacgagaaattcaggttgttaccaaagagtggtaagggaactaaaagcaccacttcatcttgggaaccaaagtatgatcctgatcccaccgttaagttttggaataatttagacaatcacacattagatgcgtccaagttaacacctttacttgatgatccatgtgaagaggatccgggctatatggattggtataaccaaatttctcatcccttaattatcaataagaaaaggcaaaagatatctgataaggggaaggcgaggccaatcaagatcaccaacaagtctacttccgaagatgtagtcaaggctttcaaggttatggtaagaatgacttcactttatactgttttcatatattagttatggtaaaaatgtcttcaacctcatggttataagttgttctcaaatgaaaaataggttgccgcgggtagggagatgttgaagaaaatgaaggccaaacttggttgcaaaacaacaatgaccgtggaagaacaaaaatacctcatcgacaagtgggatgcaatcatcaacaaatgacaaggacccgaggaacccgaacaaaggcctaccactaagaggtctcgacaagttggtgaaggtacaagccaagttggtgctaccgtccaacccggtaatgatgcgtcggaagatgaagaccaaggtggaagaagaggtggtcgtggaactaagaagaggggtcgtggttaaatgcccttttatgtacacttttatggtacactttttcttaagttttaagtacacttttatggtgttgcaaacacctttgctttaaggtgatgaactttgtttttaatggtgctgggattgggttatggacaccgtaaatttcatgttttaatgaatagcttaataGTTATGTGCCGAATTTacagagttcggcttatcctctaatgttagttacacgccgaatcatttgtccttcaggttcggcgcattcgataatcacattatatGCCGAATTATAAaaatttacaggtttcggcttatacgatatcctcaatatgtgccgaaccgcgaacaatattttaacccaaaaattaacaaattcatgttcggctcagacgataatcatattatgtgccgaaccttgaacataagaggtttcggctgatacgatattctccatatgtgcctaaccagtaacaatatttcaacccagaaattaaaaaaattatgttcggcacatacgaatttggatatgtaagccgaattagtaatgattctattccgggctattcaggatgttgttcggcttaccatgaaactttcatataagccgaactagtgtctagcaaaagggtgggaattggaaattataggttcggcgcatgcagtaaacagattcagtaagccgaaccgttcatcaattggtagattcggctcatagatgtgagccgaacctcaacctgtttcgccgaaccatgattcataatctaagaaatcagccatttgggaatcattggtgtagttgatgtgtattttcctaggttttttagatgatatatgaccctcctcatcctccattgaatcaagaattataattttctcactttctccttctctttctctccttcttaaccaaaccaaaactttgatttttttttttcctcatatttttcatctaaacaactcttataattctgaaaattatcttaatctctaaacaaaataattaatcactaatcaagattattaacactaatacgtaaagggaagatttgccattaaaaaaatttgggttaaggggttatctgattttgctattcaacaaacttttttgttttcattcagtatgccttgaaagattttggtatgcccaaaattatggtTCTTTAAAAACTGGAGAGATTCTATTAGAGGTTTATTACACCGAGAAGAATGGGTTTTATAAAGAGGCTTTGGTTTTATATGATCCAATGAATGAAACGTCCACTGATTTGAAGCCTGATACGGGTACATGGTCTTCAAATTCACTATCATTCCATAGTTACGTGAAGAGCTCGGTTTCAGTTTTCACGGGTACTAAAGCATGCTAATTATGACAGAACTTATGTTGTGTTTGTTGGGGAATTCAAAATTTCCAAGAAATTATAATTCATggtattaaaattaaaaatttcggGATTTCTGTAATTTGTTCGTGTGTTTGGTAAAACAATTAAAATTCGAAGGATTCGTAGAATTTCTTATTTTTAAAGTGCATGTGTTGTTTGGCATTACCCTTAGAATtttaaaatagtatatatatgagatttagagttagaaaaaaaaaataggtatATAAATCTTTTGATAAGTTTCCCAACAAATTTTAGGGGGAAGGGTCAGACTCCACCATATGGAGGATTTGGTGGAAAAGTGATTCCCATAAAAAACGTGATTCCAGAAATTTGATCAACCAAACGTACCAACATAAACATAATTCCACCAAGTCTCGTGAACAAATAAATCCCACCTTTAAATTCTGCATCCAAAGCCAccattagtttttccaatttagCATTGACATCATAATATTCGCTAATGAAAATTAGTAGTTATGTGtatatgaaatttttttataattatcCCCTAGCTTTCTTCTTATTTGTTCAGCAGAGTAAAAAATTGATCAGCTTTGATAATACATTTATACATTTTTAAGCAAATAAGCAACTTTTTCCAAGATATCTTGAGACATGAACAAGGTTATAACCTGTTTGGATGCTTCTCCAAAAATCAGATATAAAAATaattgctccacaaaatcccgACTTTTTTGTTTATAGAAGTTTTTCTGAATTGTGTTCATAAACTAACTTCTGACTATGTTGTTTCTAAAAGTCGAAAATAACCTGTGAAGTGTTATTCAAACATGCTATTAGTAGTTAGGTCTTCTTGAAACCATTGAATTCCTAAAATAACAAGTTTTTTCTTGTTGTAAACTAATTAGTATATAAACAACTGCTTTGATTCTTATAAATACACTTTTAAGATTGCTAGTGTTTGCCTTAAAGCCACGCATTCTCTATTTTAACCGTAGCATTTTTATCGCTTAGACACACCAATAATAGCTTAACATGGTCAATTCATGACAATTACGATGAATCTGTAACAGTGTGACTAAGTACTTTTTCAAGACACGTCAAATATCTTCATTGtggttattgtttatttttggacACAAAAAAATCAGGTATACTAAGGCGTTGAACTTTATAAAAGTCTAATAAAAGAATTTCAAGGTAGTTAATATTTAATTTTAGCCACTACCAATATCAATTATTCACCTTTGATGGCGTTTATTTTTTAGCCACTCAAAAATTATAATTTCCGCAGATCTAATTATCCTTTGCTCATCgtaaaaaggagagggtaccacgtacaacaccaactttttcgttctgcAACTTATTTGGACAAAACTcaatataatttcaagtataTCTAACCAAAGTCCCTTGAATATTATGTACGTAGAGTTTTTCTCTTTTCtattccacaatcaatatgtatagacCAAAGGTTCGTGTACCTGATTGTGTAGatgagttcttggacgatctcaaaaaatcaatatccaagatcaatctagtcgtatcagAAGTCAGAGGATTTGAATTCTAACAAGCATGAAACTTGCAATATATCTTTCAAGATaagaattcaacaagaacgagtctTATTTTTAATCTCAATTAATAAGGAatt
This is a stretch of genomic DNA from Papaver somniferum cultivar HN1 chromosome 1, ASM357369v1, whole genome shotgun sequence. It encodes these proteins:
- the LOC113346679 gene encoding F-box/kelch-repeat protein At3g06240-like; translation: MLISGYDMYSVDKESLSSSLPSSIDRIHRPLVGIFRRISVVGCCNGLFCIRDTGHHDFSLWNPSTGDCKRVPSPPGDQFQVGYPWNGHEGMGYGFGYDSKTDDYKLVCFISYFNLKQSEDKIYSLRSDSWEQFKRTQDIPWLLSSRSPRYGVFHNGALHWQSSSSSKALIALNMSHMTDELTRGISPRIFKCREVQWHFIY